A window of Rosa rugosa chromosome 7, drRosRugo1.1, whole genome shotgun sequence genomic DNA:
AAAGAAGTATAGGACAGTGGGACGTATCACACAATGGTCCAGATGCACCAAGTAATCTTCAATAGCACCGATGGTAATCTTCAACAGCAGAATTGTGATTGAAGTTCCATCCGCTTGCACTGCCTTCCAATACGAAAGGAAGGCTTATCAAACCAATCAGAAAATAATTCTCATTTTCATATACCTTAGAGAGTTGTCATCGGCATAGATGGACGCGCAAGCATCTGCAGCACCAGTAGCAAGCAGTACTTCATACGGATGGAAGGCTAGGCAACTAACAGAACCAATTTTTTGGGCCATAAAGGAAGGGTAGTATCTAATGGTGCCTAATTGTTCGCCCTCCAAACTAAAGACGTTCATGAGCTGCTTGGCTGAGCCACTGGCAATGAGCGGAGCGTGTATATGAACAGCTAAAGCTGTGAGTGAACCCCTATGAGCTTCGATTGTGAGGTAGGGATCTTTACTACTTCTTATATCAAGGAACTGAATGTCACCAGCCTGACATGCACTTACTATATGTATGAAGGCAACGTACATGTCAGGTAAGCTACACTAATAGATATAAAATATATAAGCAAGCTGCTAGAGTCGGTGCATGATGTGGAATAACTTTATCATAGCCAATGACAGAAAATCATCACTTCTTACCTTAGAAGGATCAAGCCCCGGTTGAAAGCCAATCCCCACAACTCTTTCGACCTTCTGAGTGTTCCCAACAGCTCTTTCTATCTTCTGTGCGTTTCCTACAACTCTATCTACCTTTGGAGTGTGCGGCCGCATTTCACAGACAAGCCTACGGAGGCACAAGAAGCAAATCAACTGAATGCACTTGCTTATGCAAAACCAATATCAAACTAGAACAAGAATAAAGAGCTATGATCAAATCCAGAAACATATGTTCAAATATAAAGGATCAAAAGTAACAGTGGTGATAGCAAACGAGAATAAATCATTAGAAAGTCATATAAGAATCTTTTACTATCAAAGGCAGTCCACTGCAAATATTTGCAACATGCAACAAGAAGATTTTGAGTGCTTACATGTCAGGAGTTCGCACATCATAGAGCCTAACAGAACCGTCAATAAAACCAGCTGTGAGTTGAATTCCATGAACTTGAGATGCAGACTACACAGATAATGCAGGACAAATCGTTATAAGTTCATTGTTTCCATCAAGCACATGACGTATCCTAACAAACTATAAGTTTAAAAAAGGTTCCAAATTTATTTAACAGAGCCAATTATAAGCAAGCCAACATAATATGAAGTGATATGGTATAACTCACCAATGCTGAAATGCTACAGTCTGATTGAGAATGAATAAGCCTTCCTAACCAAGAAGTTTATATCTGAGTGTTTTAGTTTAATGAGCATTCAATTGTGTTAGCAAGAGGCCAAGGAACAACCAACTGATACCAGTCAGACACTTTATCAGAAGTCATAATAAGTTGCAACTATTTTCAGCACAGGTCTATCTTTATATTTGTGAGATGATCCATGCAAGCACAAGAAGAATGATAGAACAAGGCTTACTATTTCAGAAACATGTCTACATGATGCTACCTAACAAAATCAAGCTATAAATCTCATGAACATATCAAAGATGCTGAAGCAAAAGATTGAATATAAATAAACCTACAAACCTGATCATTCGTTCATTCTCTTTAGCCGCAGTCACAATACGAGAGAATGGTTCCAGCAAAATGCTTTTCGTACCCGTTTCAAATTTTGTGTCTCAGCTTGCAATTTGAttatgaacaattcttaggttcacccctagggtgaatgagcaaatTCACCttctcttgcgattaacgcataataactttataattttctaatccaaccattcatgttgtataacgtaatataaAAATTAGCTCtggaaaaaaaatcaatcaaattgaagaccttttagttatttatttctATGAAATGCATAGGCGGTTCATCatagtagtagtaagtgttgttagaaccatccatttgtttgattcaattagataattaagcgatttccgattcgattgattttttacagagatgatctttaaaggataatttaagatgtagaccgttggattataaatttattaagtaaaaatatgttaatcgacaatgggggtgaatatgctcattcaccctaggggtgaacctaagaattgttctttgATTATTAAGCTTGCTAACAGCTGACCAATAATAACACGGAATATACATTAATTCCATTACCAAATACTCACATGTTATCAAAAATGGGAATATACCTGGTAGCATTTCCAACTCTTTCTCTTTTGCACATGTTCAGAGATTGTCCTAGAGCCTCTGCCATTTGGAAAGATTTTCTCAAACCTGGTAGCATTTCCAACTCTTTCTCTCTTGATTGGAATGGCTGGATTGCTGCTCAAATTCATTGTCAAATTATCATTCAAAAAAATGTTAAATGGTGCAGCCTCTTTGTTTTCATTTGTTGGTTCatttggaaatggaggaatAAGGTTGTTTTTTATCCAAATTTCGCTATGCCTGCTTGCCCTTTGAAAGTTATTTGGAATTATGCTGATGAGTGGACTGAGGCCAACCTAAGGAAAAATGTTGACTCTATTTATTGCAATGTTTATTTGGCCTGGCAAAAACCTGCTGACAATTTTTACAAGTTGAATGTGGATGGTACTAGGAACTCTTCTTCTTGTAAGATTGGTGCTGGGGGTGTGATCAGAGACCACTTTGGCAACTGGATTTGTGGATTTCAAGTGAATTTAGGTGTTGGGGACATCCTTGATGCTGAGGCTTGGGGCCTTTATTTTGGGCTTAAAATGGCTGCAAACTTGCACATCTCTCAACTTGAGGTTGAGTCTGATTCTGCAGTGTTGGTGCAGCTGATACAAAGTGCTGATCTTGACAATCATCCTCTTGGTTCTCTTCTGACTGGTTGTCTCAATCTCATGAACAGCATGGGGAATGCTCATGTTAGGCATATTTTCAGGGAATGCAACATGACTGCAGACGCCTTGGCCAAGGACAGTATTAACCATGAGCTTGGGTTCATTACTCTTGATAGCACTCCCATTCATGCTGCTCAATCATACCTGGATGACATAGCCTCTGTGTCTAGAGCTAGAAGGAGTGCTTACTCCAGTTCTTAGTctttttgcttttttgtttGGGTCTGCTTGACCCcgtttgtaaccaaaaaaaaaaaaaaaatgggaataATAGATGACAAATAAAGATTAAAGAGGAAAACCAACATGAGTGCCGGCATTTAGCTATGTGCTCCATGgcaaagttttctctctcctctcttctaGTAGGACACGCATAACATAGAATACACTTTTATTTATAGATATAATAATTGGGTAAtaagcttctattcatacctctcaaATTGTTATTTAGACCTCATCTTCAAATTTTGCATATAAAGTTCCAAGTTTACCctccatcctttttttttttttttctttccttctacaacctttttcttttttccaccTCCAAcgtttctctcttctcttcaccAGTGAGGCACCTGCCCACTTCCAACAGCAAGACCAGTATCTAACAGACTAACACCCATTGAAGAATTTATTTTTCATCGTTATTGAATTACAAAGGAAGCTTGGGGAGTCTTTTGATTatttttcaagaaaaaaaaaagatttcagAAACAAATTTATATGAACAAGAGAGTTCGACAGATCTTGTAATTAGTTTTGTTTGGTTTATAtcaaactcatgattaaaaatCGTCACAAATAAGGTATATGCTTACGGTTCCTTCAATTGGATTCACTATGTGTTTAATTTGCCTTTACAAAAATCACAGCAAATCGAGTAGTATTCTTTACCAAAAACCAAGTATATACCCATATTAATTATTGGCAGATGGAATGATCGGTGGGGATTGTTGTTGAGATGATTAGAAAAGTTGTTGAGATCGGAGAGTTGGAGATGCATGCGGGCCCAACTTCAATTGCCATATTCCTCAattcgtttttatttttattgattttgCAAAGGGTAAAACAGGATTTTAGAAATTTCAAAAATGTAGGGAGGTCTATATACAAAATGTGGAGGTTTGAATAGaagtataaatattatatagCAAAATGAAAAAGAGATAAAATGGGATAAATCACAGATCATTTATATAGCCTAACTAAACCCTATCCCATTTTATCTCTTTCGTTGAATGAGACGGCTCATGAGACGTTATTGGTGGATGGCACAATGTCAAAAGAGCACTTCATTTTTTGACCTAACTCTAGCAACAAGTTTAGTTAGGCTAACCATTTTTTGAATTAACTCCACCTGATCAAATATCATTCCCCCAAGGTTAAGCCAATCATCTTGAACTATACTGTAATCAAAGATGTAAGGAAAGCTCTCTTTTCCAAAACCAATGTTCTGTAAAGATACTCATGTGGTACAAATTAGTTAACAAGTAATCAATCCCGCGGCAAAGCGCGGCCGACCTTTCTAGTTATTAATAGTAGAAGAGtacattgggggggggggggacatattGCCTAAACCTCTAGAAACATTACATATATTCTCATAGAGAGTATCCTGAATAATAACAGGCGTCTCCTCTATCCAAAATTCATCTACTTCATTCCAACTAGCAAGGTGTGCTAACCTATTGGCCACACTGTTTGCTTCACGATAGATATGCCGAAATTGAAAGAAAGCAAAAGAACGTATGTACCTTTTACAGTCCTCAATAATCCGGCCTACCTCAGAAAAGTCCTCCTCATTCCTATCTAGGGCATGTACGAGCACAGAGCAGTTTGACTCCACTTCCAGTTCATCCCAGCCTTGATAAATTGTCACCAAAAGCCCTGCACGAAGCGCCTCCACCTCAACATGCAGTACATTCTGGACATAAGGCATATGTCGAGCTAGCGCCGCCATGCACTCACCATTATCATCTCAGACAACAACACCGATCCCACCACATCCATGTTCCACTCGGAAACCACCGTCCACGTTCACTTTGAGTCTACCTCGTGGGGGGAACAACCACTTAGCAATTGGCCTCCTCTCCTTGTTTCTGCTACGCACATGGTGCTTCTTAAAATCCTCCAAATAATTAACCACCCAGTCATGCATACCCACTGGATTAAAACTGTCACCTTTCCAGACCACCTTATTGTGTTCATTCCAGATTACCTACAGCAGCATCAAAAAAAGTTCAACCTGCTCACCTGGTAGACTTCGAAACATTGCACATATCCACTCCACCACTAACTGCATTGAATGTTCGGCAGGTTTTAGCTTGAGAGTCCCTGTTCTCCACAACACATTCACCACATCACACTCTTTAAACACATACCTCCCATCTTCTCCTGCCACTGAGCAAAATGGACACATAACATCCGAGAGCTGTACCCTCTTTGCTAGGGCAACTCTAGTAGGTAGGATCCCCTTAACCAGACACCATGTTTGTAGTTTCACTTTTGGAGGAACATTGATCTTCCAAAGCTTCTTGAATATGAACTCCCCTTCAACATGTGACTCAGACGTTGACGCCCTTCGACCCAACTGCTCCGTTAGTCGTGCCACATGATATCCATTTTTGACATTATGTTGACTCTTCTTGTCAAAGTGCCATATGAGACGATCGTCACCACCATTCAAACTAAGAGGAATTCTCACAATATGCATGACCTCACTGTCCATCAACAACTCATGGAGTAGCCACACATTCCATTCCCCCGCTTCTGAGTCTATTAGGTCACAAACCCTAAGCTCCTCAGTACCTTGCATTGGAAGCGAATACAGTTTGAAATGGTAAGGCTGTGGGATCCAAGGATCATCCCAGACCGAGACATTCTCCCCATTGCCAACCTAAAAATGAATGCCTTTTCGTAGCAACTCCCGCCCTTTGAGTATGCTTCCCCACGTATAGGAGCACCCCTTCTTCAAATCCACCTGCATGAAGTGCTAATGAGAGAAGTAACGAGCCTTAAGTACCTGTGCCAACAGAGAATAAGGTTCTCTAAGCAACCTCCATCCTTGTTTTGCTAAGAGTGCAGTGTTGAACAGACTCATATCTCAAATCCCCAGTCCCCCCTCACTCTTGGGAATGCACAGCTTCTCCCACGCCAGCCAATGTATTTTCATCTCTTCCCCCTTATCACGTACCCCACCAAAAACGAGCCATTAGTCTATGCATTTCATTGCACAAGTGTTTAGGGAGCTCAAAGCAGCTCATAACGTACATATGACGGGATCGATTGCACAACAGCTTTTATTAGCACTTCCTTCCCAGATGCACTAAGTGTCTTATCCCTCCAACCCTACGTATGTTTTCTGATTATCTCATTGAAACATAAACGCCTCCTCCTTAGAGTAACTCAACTCTATTGGCAAACCGAGGTACTTTTCATGTTTTTCAACCCTTTTAACCCCCAACATCATCTCTAACCCTTCTTGTTTCCATCTTGGCACATTCCTACTAAAAGCAATCTCACTCTTTAAATAGTTCACTTGCTGTCCAGATAGAGCTTCATACCTTTGTAAAATATCACCAAGCTTTTGACAATCAGCCTCCTCCGCCTTAAAGAAGATGAACGAGTCATCAGCAAAGAAAAGATGGATGATGGCTGGGGCCCCAAAATAAACTCGTACTCCTTGAATCTTGTTCGAAAGCTCTGCTTGCAGCAATTGCCTAGACAAGAATTCTGCACATATGACAAACAGATAGGGGGAGATTGCATCTCCCTGTCGAAGTCCCCTGTAGGAATAATTCTCCCAACAGGCTCCCCATTGATGATGAAAGAGTAGGAGACTATTTTCACACACATTAGCACCGATTTAGTCCACTCACTGCAGAACCCTAACCTCCCCAACATTGCCTCAAGAAAACTCCGTACTCCATCCTATCATACACTTTGCTCATGTCGAGCTTCAAAGCACCATAACCCACATGACCTATTCTCCTCTTCTTTAGACAATGAGAGATTTCAAAAGCAAGTAACGAGTTATCCGAAGTTAGTCTCCCGGGAACGAAAGCACTCTGATAAGGGGAGATAATTCCATCAAGTAGGGGCTTCAACCTGTTAGCCAACAACTTAGACCCAATTTTATAGATCACATTACACA
This region includes:
- the LOC133723187 gene encoding uncharacterized protein LOC133723187: MQGTEELRVCDLIDSEAGEWNVWLLHELLMDSEVMHIVRIPLSLNGGDDRLIWHFDKKSQHNVKNGYHVARLTEQLGRRASTSESHVEGEFIFKKLWKINVPPKVKLQTWCLVKGILPTRVALAKRVQLSDVMCPFCSVAGEDGRYVFKECDVVNVLWRTGTLKLKPAEHSMQLVVEWICAMFRSLPGDSFNPVGMHDWVVNYLEDFKKHHVRSRNKERRPIAKWLFPPRGRLKVNVDGGFRVEHGCGGIGVVV